In a genomic window of Roseiflexus castenholzii DSM 13941:
- the ilvN gene encoding acetolactate synthase small subunit: MKKHTIVALVQDRPGVLSRVVGLIRRRGFNIESLAVGHSETPGISRMTIVVEWEDVEQVVKQLYRLIEVLKVSDVTNDPTVEREMALMKLHAPPAKRPEIVALTEVFDAKIVDVGANTMVIEMTGSPSKVQNFIDVIRPYGIREMMRTGRIAMVRGARGHTAEEYVESANGHAERVPAMN, encoded by the coding sequence ATGAAAAAACATACTATCGTCGCGCTCGTGCAGGACCGCCCCGGCGTGCTGAGCCGGGTGGTCGGACTCATTCGACGACGCGGCTTCAACATCGAAAGTCTGGCAGTCGGACATAGCGAAACTCCCGGCATCAGCCGGATGACAATCGTTGTGGAGTGGGAGGATGTCGAGCAGGTGGTCAAGCAACTCTACCGCCTGATCGAGGTGCTGAAGGTCAGCGACGTGACCAACGATCCGACGGTCGAACGCGAAATGGCGTTGATGAAACTGCATGCGCCTCCGGCGAAGCGCCCTGAGATTGTGGCCCTCACCGAAGTCTTCGACGCTAAAATTGTTGATGTCGGCGCAAATACGATGGTGATCGAGATGACCGGGTCGCCATCCAAGGTGCAGAACTTTATCGACGTGATTCGCCCTTATGGCATCAGAGAAATGATGCGCACCGGGCGGATTGCGATGGTGCGCGGCGCGCGCGGTCATACCGCCGAGGAGTATGTCGAAAGCGCCAACGGACACGCCGAGCGCGTGCCGGCGATGAATTAA
- a CDS encoding branched-chain amino acid transaminase, which produces MPIRESKYIWFNGEMVAWEKATVHVMTHALHYGSSVFEGIRAYETPQGAAIFRLREHLRRLFDSCRIYRMELPFTPEQLFEACRAVVRDNGLTNAYIRPLVWRGYGEMGLNPLRSPVEVMVAAMEWGAYLGAEGLENGVDVHVSSWQRVAPNTLPAMAKAGGNYLSSQLIVMEAARNGYAEGIALDVHGWLSEGSGENLFLIRDGVIYTPPVTAALLPGITRDAVITLARQMGYEVREQNLPREMLYLADELFFTGTAAEVTPIRSVDKLPVGNGKRGPITTAIQKAFFGLFSGETEDRWGWLTPVAYS; this is translated from the coding sequence ATGCCTATTCGTGAGTCCAAGTATATCTGGTTCAACGGCGAGATGGTTGCCTGGGAAAAGGCGACCGTCCATGTGATGACACATGCCCTGCACTACGGTTCATCGGTGTTCGAGGGCATTCGCGCCTACGAAACGCCTCAGGGCGCTGCTATTTTTCGTTTGCGCGAGCACCTCCGCCGTCTGTTCGACTCGTGCCGCATCTATCGGATGGAACTGCCGTTCACGCCGGAGCAATTGTTCGAAGCATGCCGCGCGGTCGTGCGTGACAATGGGTTGACGAACGCCTATATCCGTCCGCTTGTGTGGCGCGGCTATGGCGAAATGGGGCTAAACCCGCTGCGCTCGCCGGTCGAGGTGATGGTCGCAGCCATGGAATGGGGCGCCTACCTGGGGGCTGAGGGTTTGGAGAATGGCGTGGATGTCCACGTTTCCTCCTGGCAGCGGGTTGCACCGAATACCCTGCCAGCGATGGCGAAGGCTGGCGGCAACTATCTGTCGTCACAACTCATTGTGATGGAAGCGGCACGCAACGGCTATGCCGAAGGCATCGCGCTCGATGTGCATGGCTGGCTCTCCGAAGGATCGGGCGAAAACCTGTTCCTCATTCGCGACGGCGTCATCTATACGCCGCCGGTGACGGCGGCGCTTCTGCCCGGCATTACCCGCGATGCAGTGATCACACTGGCGCGCCAGATGGGGTATGAGGTGCGCGAGCAAAACCTGCCGCGCGAAATGCTCTACCTGGCGGACGAACTCTTCTTTACCGGCACAGCGGCTGAGGTGACGCCGATCCGCTCGGTCGATAAATTGCCGGTCGGCAATGGCAAGCGCGGTCCGATCACCACCGCTATCCAAAAGGCGTTCTTTGGTCTTTTCTCCGGCGAAACAGAAGATCGCTGGGGCTGGCTGACGCCAGTGGCGTATTCGTAG
- the leuC gene encoding 3-isopropylmalate dehydratase large subunit → MPRTLFDKIWDTHIVRPQTAETPAVLYIDLHLIHEVTSPQAFTELRRRGLKVRRPDRTLATMDHSTPTTPRGPDGIIPVVDAQAAAQLRQLEQNCADFGIPLFALGSERQGIVHVIGPEQGLTQPGMTIVCGDSHTSTHGAFGALAFGIGTSEVAHVLATQCLIQNRPKTMEVRVDGRLKPGVTAKDIILAIIARYGVGAGVGHVFEYTGEAIRALSMEERMTICNMSIEGGARAGMIAPDDTTFQYIAGRPFAPKGAAWDEAVAYWRTLPTDDGAVYDRTITLDASQLTPMITYGTNPGMGIPIDGRIPTPEELPDQAARQALDKALRYMDLRPGQPLLGQKVDVVFLGSCTNSRISDLRMAASVLKGRKIAEGVRMMVVPGSQQVKKQAEAEGLDRIFREAGAEWREAGCSACLGMNDDKVPPGKYAVSTSNRNFEGRQGPGARTLLASPLTAVASAIEGVVADPRKYVG, encoded by the coding sequence ATGCCTCGCACACTGTTCGACAAAATCTGGGACACCCACATCGTGCGCCCGCAAACGGCGGAAACGCCTGCGGTGCTTTACATCGATCTCCATCTCATTCACGAAGTAACCTCGCCCCAGGCATTCACCGAACTACGCCGGCGCGGGTTGAAAGTCCGCCGTCCGGATCGCACGCTGGCGACGATGGACCACTCGACCCCAACCACGCCGCGCGGACCGGATGGGATCATTCCGGTGGTCGATGCGCAGGCGGCGGCGCAACTTCGCCAACTCGAACAGAACTGCGCCGATTTCGGCATCCCGCTCTTCGCGCTTGGCAGCGAGCGCCAGGGGATCGTCCACGTCATCGGTCCTGAGCAGGGGTTGACCCAACCCGGCATGACCATCGTCTGTGGTGATAGCCACACCAGCACCCACGGCGCTTTTGGTGCGCTGGCGTTCGGCATCGGCACCTCGGAAGTCGCGCACGTCCTGGCGACGCAATGCCTGATCCAGAACCGCCCCAAAACGATGGAGGTGCGCGTCGATGGTCGCCTGAAGCCGGGAGTGACTGCCAAGGACATTATTCTGGCGATCATTGCGCGATACGGCGTCGGCGCCGGCGTCGGGCATGTGTTCGAGTACACCGGCGAGGCAATCCGCGCGCTCTCGATGGAAGAGCGCATGACGATCTGCAACATGTCAATCGAAGGCGGCGCGCGCGCCGGGATGATTGCGCCCGATGACACGACGTTCCAGTACATTGCCGGGCGCCCCTTCGCGCCGAAAGGCGCAGCATGGGACGAGGCCGTGGCATACTGGCGCACTCTGCCGACCGACGATGGCGCGGTGTACGACCGGACGATCACCCTGGATGCATCGCAACTGACGCCGATGATCACCTACGGCACCAACCCCGGCATGGGGATACCGATTGACGGTCGCATCCCGACACCGGAGGAACTGCCCGATCAGGCAGCGCGCCAGGCGCTCGACAAGGCGCTGCGCTATATGGACCTGCGACCCGGTCAACCGCTACTCGGTCAAAAGGTCGATGTCGTCTTCCTGGGTAGTTGCACCAACTCGCGCATTTCGGACCTCCGCATGGCGGCGAGTGTGCTGAAAGGGCGCAAGATCGCCGAAGGCGTGCGCATGATGGTCGTGCCCGGCTCGCAGCAGGTGAAGAAGCAGGCGGAAGCCGAAGGACTGGACCGTATTTTCCGCGAGGCAGGCGCCGAATGGCGCGAAGCCGGCTGCTCTGCCTGCCTCGGCATGAACGACGACAAGGTTCCGCCGGGCAAATATGCTGTCTCGACTAGCAACCGCAACTTCGAGGGGCGCCAGGGACCCGGCGCGCGCACGCTTCTTGCCAGCCCGCTCACCGCCGTTGCATCCGCCATCGAAGGCGTTGTCGCTGATCCGCGGAAATATGTGGGATAG
- a CDS encoding 2-isopropylmalate synthase: MEDHVRIFDTTLRDGEQAPGCTMTLEEKLEVARQLARLGVDIIEAGFPAASPGDWAAVHEIAKTVGTPDGPIIAALARANKDDIDKAWSAIQPAAKKRIHTFISSSDIHIEHQLRSTREEVLERARLMVRYARSLCDDVEFSPMDATRSDPEYVYRMLAAVVAEGATTLNIPDTVGYATPEEYAELIAGIYRHVPGADKVIISTHCHDDLGMAVANSLAGVRAGARQIECTINGIGERAGNASLEEVVMALKTRRSFFGVDTRINTRELARSSRLLSTIIGMPVPPNKAIVGANAFAHESGIHQDGVLKHRMTYEIMDATTIGLDGNAIVLGKHSGRNALRTKLAAMGYEFDSEEEFNQVFQRFKELCDKKKVVDDRDLEVLATGGSLHTPELYRLEHVQVTCGTGVTPVATVRITDPDGNTQTTAAHGTGPVDAIYKAIDKIVGRPNDLIEFSIKAVTEGIDAVAEVSVRIREPGDAVEEREYRVGRHRGPQIYSGYSANTDTIVAAAESYMAALNKMIAARQERLSAENVAYAAGYDRNRPTYAVDLFGKNATE; the protein is encoded by the coding sequence ATGGAGGACCATGTACGCATCTTCGACACCACGCTGCGCGACGGTGAACAGGCGCCGGGCTGCACCATGACGCTGGAGGAAAAACTGGAGGTCGCGCGGCAACTGGCACGTTTGGGGGTAGACATTATCGAGGCCGGTTTCCCGGCAGCGTCACCCGGCGACTGGGCAGCCGTTCACGAGATCGCCAAAACCGTTGGGACGCCCGATGGTCCGATTATCGCAGCGCTGGCGCGCGCCAACAAGGACGATATTGACAAAGCCTGGAGCGCCATTCAGCCAGCCGCGAAAAAACGCATCCACACCTTCATTTCCTCATCCGACATTCATATCGAACATCAACTGCGCTCGACCCGCGAAGAAGTGCTCGAGCGCGCCCGCCTGATGGTGCGCTATGCGCGCTCACTGTGCGACGATGTTGAGTTTTCGCCAATGGACGCGACCCGCTCCGACCCGGAGTATGTCTACCGCATGCTGGCGGCGGTCGTTGCAGAAGGCGCCACCACGCTCAACATTCCCGATACGGTCGGCTACGCCACACCCGAAGAGTATGCCGAACTGATCGCCGGCATCTACCGCCACGTCCCCGGCGCCGATAAGGTCATTATTTCCACCCACTGCCACGACGACCTGGGCATGGCGGTGGCAAACTCGCTGGCCGGCGTGCGCGCCGGCGCGCGCCAGATCGAGTGCACCATCAACGGTATCGGTGAGCGCGCCGGAAATGCCTCGCTCGAGGAAGTCGTGATGGCGCTGAAAACCCGCCGCTCGTTCTTTGGCGTCGATACGCGGATCAACACCCGCGAACTGGCGCGCAGCAGTCGGCTGCTCAGCACCATTATCGGTATGCCGGTGCCACCGAACAAGGCGATTGTCGGCGCCAATGCCTTCGCCCACGAGTCCGGCATCCACCAGGATGGCGTCCTGAAGCATCGCATGACGTATGAAATCATGGACGCAACGACCATCGGTTTGGACGGCAATGCCATCGTGCTCGGCAAGCACTCCGGGCGCAATGCGCTGCGCACCAAACTGGCAGCGATGGGGTATGAGTTCGACAGCGAGGAAGAGTTCAATCAGGTCTTCCAGCGCTTCAAAGAACTGTGCGACAAGAAGAAAGTCGTCGACGACCGCGACCTGGAGGTGCTGGCGACCGGCGGATCGCTCCATACCCCGGAGTTGTACCGCCTGGAGCATGTGCAGGTCACCTGCGGCACCGGCGTCACGCCGGTGGCGACCGTGCGCATTACCGATCCGGACGGCAATACGCAGACGACTGCCGCACACGGCACCGGACCGGTCGATGCGATCTACAAAGCCATCGATAAGATCGTCGGGCGACCAAACGACCTGATCGAATTCTCGATCAAGGCGGTCACTGAGGGGATCGACGCAGTTGCTGAAGTTTCTGTGCGCATCCGCGAGCCGGGCGATGCGGTTGAGGAGCGCGAGTACCGTGTCGGGCGGCACCGCGGACCGCAGATCTACAGCGGTTACAGCGCCAATACGGATACCATCGTTGCCGCTGCCGAGTCGTATATGGCGGCGCTCAATAAGATGATCGCCGCGCGCCAGGAGCGCCTGAGCGCCGAAAATGTCGCCTACGCCGCCGGATACGACCGCAACAGGCCAACCTATGCGGTCGATCTATTTGGCAAGAATGCGACGGAGTAA
- the cimA gene encoding citramalate synthase: MQILLYDTTLRDGTQREGLSLSVEDKLKIARELDLLGVHYIEGGWPGSNPKDAEFFQRIRRADLRHARVAAFGSTRRADATCDTDANIQALVAAETPVVTLVGKSSTLHVEQVLETTRQENLAMIAESVAYFKERGKEVVYDAEHFFDGYKLDAAYALATLTAAAHAGADCLVLCDTNGGSLPHEVTEIVQAVQRRLANEGFSNGAAGRGPTLGIHTHNDGALAVANALAAVRAGCVHVQGTINGYGERCGNMDLIPLIANLQLKLGYRCITPEQLRRLTEVSHYVAAVANLNPDTHAPFVGHSAFAHKGGIHVAAVAKVPDSYQHIDPELVGNRMRVVVSELSGRGNVRMRAQELGLDLNGNERVVLQRIKELENRGFQFEAAEGSFEMLVRRAAPDYEPPFELLDFTVVVSKHGAGDIISQAMVKLKVGNEVMHTAAEGDGPVNALDKAIRKALLPHYPELADVQLVDYKVRIVDEHLGTAARPRVLIESARGEERWSTVGCSENIIEASFMALWDSLELPLARRRASCNAHRS; the protein is encoded by the coding sequence ATGCAGATTCTGCTCTACGATACGACTCTCCGCGACGGAACGCAGCGCGAAGGGTTATCGCTTTCCGTCGAAGACAAACTGAAGATCGCGCGCGAACTCGACCTGCTCGGCGTTCACTACATCGAAGGCGGATGGCCCGGCTCGAATCCCAAAGATGCCGAGTTCTTTCAGCGCATCCGCCGTGCCGACCTGCGCCACGCGAGAGTCGCCGCCTTCGGCAGCACCCGCCGCGCCGACGCCACCTGTGATACCGACGCCAATATCCAGGCGCTTGTTGCTGCCGAGACGCCGGTGGTAACGCTCGTCGGCAAGAGTTCGACCCTGCATGTCGAGCAGGTGCTCGAAACGACACGCCAGGAGAATCTGGCAATGATCGCCGAAAGCGTCGCATATTTCAAGGAGCGCGGTAAGGAGGTCGTCTACGACGCGGAGCACTTCTTCGACGGCTATAAACTGGATGCCGCGTATGCGCTGGCAACCCTGACCGCAGCCGCGCACGCCGGCGCCGACTGCCTGGTGCTGTGCGATACGAATGGCGGCAGCCTGCCGCACGAAGTGACCGAAATCGTGCAGGCGGTGCAGCGCCGCCTGGCAAACGAAGGGTTTAGCAACGGCGCAGCAGGGCGTGGTCCTACCCTCGGCATCCACACCCACAACGACGGCGCGCTGGCAGTCGCCAACGCGCTTGCCGCCGTGCGCGCAGGATGCGTCCACGTCCAGGGCACGATCAACGGCTATGGCGAACGGTGCGGCAATATGGACCTGATCCCGCTCATCGCTAATCTGCAACTGAAACTCGGCTACCGCTGCATTACCCCCGAACAACTTCGCCGCCTGACCGAGGTGTCGCACTATGTCGCCGCCGTCGCCAACCTCAACCCCGACACCCACGCGCCATTCGTTGGACACTCCGCATTCGCGCACAAAGGTGGCATCCACGTTGCCGCCGTCGCCAAAGTGCCGGACAGTTACCAGCACATCGACCCGGAACTGGTCGGCAATCGGATGCGGGTGGTCGTCAGTGAACTGTCGGGGCGCGGGAATGTGCGGATGCGCGCGCAGGAACTGGGGCTTGATCTGAACGGGAACGAACGGGTGGTATTGCAACGGATCAAAGAGCTGGAAAACCGTGGCTTCCAGTTCGAGGCGGCGGAGGGATCGTTCGAGATGCTGGTGCGCCGCGCTGCGCCCGACTACGAACCGCCGTTCGAGTTGCTCGATTTCACGGTGGTCGTCAGCAAACATGGCGCTGGCGACATAATCTCGCAGGCAATGGTCAAGCTCAAAGTCGGCAACGAGGTTATGCACACCGCAGCCGAAGGCGACGGACCGGTCAATGCGCTCGATAAGGCAATCCGCAAGGCGCTGCTGCCACACTACCCCGAACTCGCCGATGTGCAACTGGTCGACTACAAGGTGCGCATCGTCGATGAACACCTCGGCACCGCCGCCAGACCGCGCGTGCTGATCGAATCGGCGCGCGGCGAAGAACGCTGGAGCACGGTCGGCTGCTCGGAAAATATTATTGAAGCCAGTTTTATGGCGCTGTGGGACAGCCTGGAACTCCCGCTGGCGCGACGGCGGGCTTCGTGCAATGCGCACCGTTCCTGA
- the pheA gene encoding prephenate dehydratase, whose protein sequence is MKRSIAYLGPPGSYSEIAALAYGGEDATYIPLTSMPAVVTAVETGAATVGILPIENVLEGSVTTTLDLLIHETDLRIAGETVIPIQHYLVGRAGLALHEIKVLYGHPQSLGQCRRFIERCLPGAATVASLSNSAAPAEALADERPAAAIGTLRAAQLVGAAVLASDIQDRSGNMTRFIALGKHDHPPTGDDKTSFCFGFDREDRPGVLVEALQELALVGINMTKLESRPSKEVLGQYIFLVDINGHREDPVVAAALERIRTKTGLFKVFGSYPRWRGQP, encoded by the coding sequence ATGAAACGCTCGATTGCCTATCTGGGTCCGCCAGGATCGTATAGCGAGATTGCTGCGCTGGCGTATGGCGGCGAGGATGCGACGTACATTCCGCTGACCAGCATGCCGGCCGTTGTCACTGCTGTCGAAACCGGCGCAGCAACCGTCGGCATTTTACCAATCGAAAATGTCCTCGAAGGGAGCGTCACCACCACGCTCGACCTGCTCATCCACGAAACCGACTTGCGCATTGCAGGAGAGACGGTCATTCCGATTCAACACTACCTGGTGGGGCGCGCCGGTTTAGCCCTGCACGAGATCAAAGTGCTCTATGGGCATCCGCAGTCACTTGGGCAGTGTCGGCGTTTCATCGAACGCTGCCTGCCCGGTGCGGCAACCGTTGCATCGTTGAGCAACAGCGCCGCGCCCGCCGAAGCATTGGCGGACGAACGCCCTGCGGCAGCGATCGGCACACTGCGCGCGGCACAATTGGTCGGAGCAGCCGTGCTTGCGAGCGATATTCAAGACCGCTCAGGCAATATGACACGCTTCATCGCCCTGGGGAAGCACGACCATCCGCCAACCGGCGATGATAAGACCAGTTTCTGCTTCGGATTCGACCGTGAAGACCGCCCCGGCGTGCTGGTCGAAGCGCTCCAGGAACTGGCATTGGTCGGCATCAATATGACCAAACTCGAATCGCGTCCGTCGAAAGAGGTGCTGGGGCAGTACATTTTCCTGGTGGACATCAACGGCCACCGCGAAGACCCGGTGGTTGCCGCTGCGCTGGAGCGCATCCGCACAAAAACCGGTCTGTTCAAGGTATTCGGCAGCTACCCGCGCTGGCGTGGGCAGCCATAG
- the ilvC gene encoding ketol-acid reductoisomerase codes for MANIYYENHADLARLAGRTIAVIGFGSQGHAHALNLKESGCDVIVGLYQGSKSWSKAEGLGLKVLPVAEAAKEAQIVMLALPDTAQAAIYRDAIGPHMTPGKTLMFAHGFNIRFGQIVPPEGVDVSMVAPKAPGHRVREVYTQGGGVPALVAVHQDASGNALADALAYARGLGCTRAGVIETTFAEETETDLFGEQVVLCGGVSALVKAAFETLVEAGYQPEVAYFECMHELKLIVDLFYQGGLNYMRYSVSDTAEWGDYTAGPKIITDETRATMKRILADIQSGAFAEDWIEENHNGRPRFNAYRTRDIAHPIEQVGRELRRMMPFVNPREVVPGEGGA; via the coding sequence ATGGCAAACATCTACTACGAAAACCACGCCGATCTCGCTCGGCTCGCCGGGCGCACCATCGCGGTCATCGGCTTCGGCAGCCAGGGGCACGCACACGCGCTGAACCTCAAGGAGAGCGGCTGTGATGTCATCGTCGGTCTTTACCAGGGATCGAAGAGTTGGTCGAAGGCGGAGGGGCTGGGGTTGAAGGTGCTGCCCGTCGCCGAGGCGGCGAAAGAGGCGCAGATCGTGATGCTGGCGCTCCCCGATACGGCGCAGGCGGCGATCTACCGCGACGCGATCGGTCCACATATGACCCCCGGCAAGACGCTGATGTTCGCCCACGGGTTCAATATCCGCTTCGGGCAGATCGTTCCGCCGGAAGGGGTCGATGTCAGTATGGTCGCCCCCAAGGCGCCCGGTCACCGTGTGCGCGAGGTCTATACCCAGGGGGGCGGCGTACCGGCGCTCGTCGCCGTACATCAGGACGCTTCGGGGAATGCGCTGGCGGACGCTCTGGCGTATGCCCGCGGTCTTGGCTGCACCCGCGCCGGCGTGATCGAGACAACGTTCGCCGAAGAGACCGAAACCGATCTGTTTGGCGAGCAGGTCGTGCTGTGCGGCGGCGTGTCGGCATTGGTGAAGGCGGCGTTCGAGACCCTGGTCGAAGCCGGGTATCAACCGGAGGTCGCGTACTTTGAGTGTATGCACGAACTCAAACTGATCGTCGATCTCTTCTACCAGGGCGGTCTCAACTATATGCGCTACTCGGTCAGCGATACGGCGGAATGGGGCGATTACACCGCCGGTCCGAAGATTATCACCGACGAGACGCGCGCAACGATGAAACGCATCCTGGCGGACATCCAGAGCGGCGCATTCGCCGAGGACTGGATCGAAGAAAATCATAATGGTCGTCCGCGCTTCAATGCCTATCGCACCCGCGACATCGCGCACCCCATCGAGCAGGTGGGTCGTGAACTGCGCCGTATGATGCCGTTCGTCAACCCGCGTGAGGTGGTTCCGGGCGAAGGCGGGGCGTAA
- the leuB gene encoding 3-isopropylmalate dehydrogenase, with amino-acid sequence MHAVITALPGDGIGPEVVAEGMRVLRAVGTRFGHTFEIREALIGGCAIDATGTALPDETLHLCRESDAVLLGAVGGPKWDNPEAPVRPEQGLLGIRKALGLFANLRPVTLHPRLIAASPLRPERLQGVDLLVVRELTGGIYFGEKGRDTTMDGGESAYDECVYTSAEIERIVRVAATLARNRRKKLTSVDKANVLETSRLWRSVTTRLMRAEFPDVQIEHMLVDACAMHLIRRPMDFDVIVTENMFGDILTDEASMLAGSMGMLPSASLGAPGNNGRGTQMGLYEPIHGSAPDIAGKGIANPLATILSVALLLRHSLGLEDEARAVETAVWRTLEEGIITGDIAMPGERSATTTEVGAAVAAWIEREEARSER; translated from the coding sequence ATGCATGCGGTTATCACTGCGCTTCCCGGCGACGGGATTGGACCAGAGGTGGTGGCGGAGGGAATGCGCGTATTACGCGCTGTCGGCACGCGATTCGGGCACACCTTCGAGATACGCGAGGCATTGATCGGCGGCTGCGCCATCGACGCAACTGGCACGGCGCTTCCTGACGAAACGCTCCACCTGTGCCGCGAGTCGGACGCCGTGCTCCTCGGTGCAGTCGGCGGACCGAAGTGGGACAACCCGGAAGCGCCGGTGCGCCCGGAACAGGGATTGCTCGGCATTCGCAAAGCGCTTGGACTATTCGCCAACCTGCGACCGGTGACGCTCCATCCGCGTCTGATCGCCGCCTCGCCGCTGCGTCCGGAGCGATTGCAAGGCGTTGACCTCCTGGTGGTGCGTGAACTGACCGGCGGCATCTACTTTGGCGAAAAAGGGCGTGACACGACGATGGACGGCGGTGAAAGCGCCTACGACGAGTGCGTCTACACCTCTGCCGAGATCGAACGCATTGTGCGCGTGGCGGCAACTCTTGCGCGCAACCGGCGCAAAAAACTGACTTCGGTAGACAAAGCGAACGTTCTGGAGACCTCACGACTATGGCGCAGCGTCACAACGCGCCTGATGCGCGCCGAATTCCCCGATGTTCAGATCGAACACATGCTGGTCGATGCCTGCGCCATGCACCTCATTCGTCGTCCAATGGACTTCGACGTCATCGTGACCGAAAACATGTTCGGCGATATTCTGACCGATGAAGCCTCGATGCTGGCAGGCTCGATGGGCATGCTCCCCTCTGCCTCGCTCGGCGCGCCGGGCAACAACGGAAGAGGCACGCAGATGGGGTTATACGAACCCATCCACGGCTCGGCGCCCGACATCGCCGGCAAAGGGATCGCCAATCCACTGGCGACTATCCTGAGCGTTGCGCTGTTGCTCCGCCACTCACTGGGACTGGAAGACGAAGCGCGCGCCGTAGAAACCGCAGTCTGGCGCACCCTGGAGGAAGGCATCATCACCGGCGACATCGCAATGCCCGGAGAGCGCAGCGCCACAACTACCGAGGTTGGGGCGGCTGTTGCAGCGTGGATCGAGAGGGAAGAGGCGAGAAGCGAGAGGTGA
- a CDS encoding four helix bundle protein, translating to MVKGYTHRNLILWNRAQQLALDVITIARRMPNTWSNAVIARQIIASATSIGANIAEGHGRYTPGAHRNHLAIAKGSTAETDRWLDLLRRSGYLSEEDEARLHSECQEIAAMLTSKTGACHPITHVNDS from the coding sequence ATGGTAAAGGGCTATACGCATCGCAATCTCATTCTGTGGAACCGGGCGCAGCAACTGGCGCTCGATGTGATAACGATCGCGCGGCGGATGCCGAACACGTGGAGCAATGCGGTCATTGCGCGACAGATCATCGCTTCCGCCACGTCAATTGGCGCGAATATCGCCGAAGGACATGGGCGCTACACTCCTGGCGCGCACCGCAATCACCTGGCAATCGCCAAAGGATCAACCGCCGAAACTGATCGCTGGCTCGATCTGCTCCGCCGTAGCGGGTATCTTTCCGAAGAGGATGAAGCCAGACTTCACAGCGAATGCCAGGAAATCGCGGCAATGCTGACGAGCAAAACTGGAGCATGCCATCCCATCACACACGTCAACGACTCATGA
- the leuD gene encoding 3-isopropylmalate dehydratase small subunit: MHPISIITGRIVALPAHDIDTDQIIPARYLKVTDKSGLAEGLFYAWRFDAEGKPNPDFVLNRPEAQGATILVAGRNFGCGSSREHAPWALQGYGFKAVISPSFADIFRNNALKNGLLTVQTDEETWQQLVSLFEEDPTTEVIIDLATQTVTLPDGRQARFPIDPFTKHCLLQGIDQMGFLLNEEDAISAYESAHPPRVVTTARS; encoded by the coding sequence ATGCATCCCATCTCAATCATCACCGGGCGTATTGTCGCCCTGCCAGCGCACGATATCGACACCGATCAGATCATTCCTGCCCGCTATCTCAAAGTCACCGACAAATCAGGTCTGGCGGAGGGATTGTTCTATGCCTGGCGCTTCGACGCCGAGGGCAAGCCCAACCCCGATTTCGTTCTCAACCGTCCAGAGGCGCAGGGAGCGACGATCCTGGTCGCCGGACGAAACTTCGGTTGCGGCTCGTCACGTGAGCACGCGCCCTGGGCGCTTCAGGGGTACGGCTTCAAGGCGGTTATCAGTCCCTCCTTTGCCGACATCTTTCGCAATAATGCCCTGAAAAACGGGCTGTTGACCGTCCAGACGGACGAGGAAACCTGGCAGCAATTGGTCAGTCTCTTCGAAGAAGACCCGACCACCGAAGTAATCATTGACCTGGCGACGCAGACGGTGACGCTTCCCGACGGACGGCAGGCGCGCTTTCCTATCGATCCGTTCACCAAACATTGCCTGCTGCAAGGCATCGATCAGATGGGTTTTCTGCTGAACGAAGAAGATGCCATCAGTGCATATGAATCTGCGCATCCACCGCGCGTTGTCACCACTGCCAGGAGTTGA
- a CDS encoding YqhA family protein, protein MTRLIGLVRYIILVAVLVTLVATTALILFGAIETYVVIRDIFSKGEFTSKVAKNLLLSFIEITDIFLLATVLYIVALGLYELFIDDRVPVPSWLEIHTLDDLKDKLIGVIIVVIGVGFLGQFTSWNGETNLLISGGGAALIIVALTFFLGQKSKKDKE, encoded by the coding sequence ATGACGCGCCTGATTGGACTGGTGCGCTACATTATTCTCGTGGCGGTACTGGTCACACTCGTCGCAACAACGGCGCTAATCCTGTTTGGCGCCATCGAAACGTATGTCGTCATACGCGACATTTTTTCAAAAGGTGAGTTCACCTCAAAAGTCGCCAAAAATCTGTTGCTGAGTTTCATCGAGATCACCGACATCTTCCTGCTGGCGACGGTACTGTACATCGTTGCACTGGGATTGTACGAATTGTTCATCGACGACCGGGTGCCGGTGCCGTCGTGGCTCGAAATCCACACCCTTGACGATCTGAAAGACAAACTGATCGGCGTTATCATCGTCGTCATCGGTGTTGGATTTCTTGGACAATTCACCAGCTGGAACGGTGAGACAAACCTGCTGATTTCCGGCGGCGGCGCAGCGCTAATCATCGTTGCGCTGACCTTTTTTCTCGGTCAGAAAAGCAAAAAGGACAAAGAGTAG